The Oceanispirochaeta sp. M1 genomic interval TTTCCTGAATTTTCATCTTTGATAACCAGATACCTTTTGTCATGACACCTTCTATGTATCTGGTATTCTGAATATCAATTAAAGGATTCTTATTTAACAGCACCAAGTCTGCATTCTTGCCGACTTCTATTGTTCCAGCATGCTCTT includes:
- a CDS encoding amidohydrolase family protein, with translation MRISLHEEFQLMQESGLTPFQVLLTTTVKPAEMLGIEEHAGTIEVGKNADLVLLNKNPLIDIQNTRYIEGVMTKGIWLSKMKIQEMLDEVESAYRVSE